Proteins from one Anaerohalosphaeraceae bacterium genomic window:
- a CDS encoding family 16 glycosylhydrolase, protein MRNLLLAFLVIVGTVRLQGQADPPPGPGYSWKLVFNDEFNGTSLDTSKWLSQHPWTRDYKGDAYNRDENITVADGCLTITAKAESYAGHSFTSGAISTGYSKFRFKYGYAEVRMKMPGARGSWANFWMLSDGWPPEFDVVEYPLDDVEGDNNQRYRYITNIHYGDNQSNMATHWKSMDLSSGFHTYAMDWRPWYVAYYFDDAYVRSLNDFEPSNNFGSMYLILDYYVGGDWGGQVWQHPDPATWPAPTNPLVQLKIDWVRVWQRIQDTVKEMIGCWTLDEVSGTTAFDSSGKGMHGTLRGGFTFDSGRVNGNLGTALKFDGVDDYIELPAGFDEFDNGFTVALWAKPTAVKNYARFIDLGNGEAANNIILARSGTSNNLLFKVYGKDTSDGTVTAANAIELNRWQFFAATVNTSGAVKIYKNGQVIQTGTTTWPWGLLRTKNYIGRSNWSADAYYQGMMDEIRIYDYALTEAEILALYQQTAHCMNPYPEEMDLNWDCRVDLTDIVGIMDYWLSEGLYSPPVQ, encoded by the coding sequence ATGCGAAATCTGCTTCTTGCTTTTTTGGTGATTGTCGGAACGGTTCGGCTTCAGGGACAGGCGGACCCGCCGCCCGGTCCGGGCTACAGTTGGAAGTTGGTTTTCAATGATGAATTTAACGGGACATCTCTGGATACTTCCAAGTGGCTCAGTCAGCATCCGTGGACGAGGGATTATAAAGGAGATGCATACAACCGCGATGAGAATATCACCGTGGCCGATGGATGTCTGACCATTACGGCCAAGGCTGAATCCTATGCGGGACATTCGTTTACCTCCGGGGCGATTTCCACCGGCTACAGCAAATTCCGTTTCAAATACGGGTATGCGGAGGTGCGGATGAAGATGCCCGGTGCCCGCGGGTCGTGGGCGAATTTCTGGATGCTTTCCGACGGCTGGCCGCCGGAGTTTGATGTGGTGGAATATCCGCTGGATGATGTAGAAGGCGATAACAATCAGCGGTATCGCTATATCACGAATATTCACTACGGCGACAACCAGTCGAATATGGCCACCCATTGGAAGAGTATGGATCTGTCCTCGGGTTTTCATACCTACGCGATGGACTGGCGCCCATGGTATGTGGCCTATTATTTTGATGATGCCTATGTCCGCAGTCTGAATGATTTTGAACCGTCCAACAATTTCGGCAGTATGTATCTGATTCTGGATTATTATGTGGGCGGAGACTGGGGCGGTCAGGTTTGGCAGCATCCAGACCCGGCGACATGGCCGGCTCCGACCAATCCGCTCGTCCAGCTGAAAATTGACTGGGTGCGGGTCTGGCAGCGCATTCAGGATACCGTCAAAGAGATGATTGGATGCTGGACGCTGGATGAAGTGAGCGGAACGACGGCCTTTGACTCCAGCGGCAAGGGAATGCACGGGACTCTCAGGGGCGGCTTTACTTTTGACAGCGGACGCGTCAATGGCAATCTCGGAACGGCTCTGAAGTTCGACGGGGTGGATGACTATATCGAGCTTCCAGCCGGATTTGATGAGTTTGACAATGGGTTTACCGTTGCCCTGTGGGCCAAGCCGACTGCCGTCAAAAACTATGCCCGCTTTATCGATTTGGGCAATGGGGAGGCGGCCAACAATATTATTTTGGCCCGCTCGGGCACCAGCAATAACCTCTTGTTTAAGGTGTACGGTAAGGATACCTCCGATGGAACGGTTACGGCCGCCAATGCCATCGAGCTGAATCGCTGGCAGTTTTTTGCCGCGACCGTGAACACCTCCGGCGCTGTGAAGATTTACAAAAACGGCCAAGTCATCCAGACGGGCACGACTACCTGGCCGTGGGGGCTGCTGCGGACAAAAAACTACATCGGACGCAGCAACTGGTCGGCGGATGCGTATTATCAGGGGATGATGGATGAAATCCGAATCTATGATTATGCCCTGACGGAGGCGGAAATTCTGGCTTTGTATCAGCAGACCGCCCACTGTATGAATCCGTATCCGGAAGAGATGGATTTGAATTGGGACTGTAGAGTGGATTTAACCGATATTGTCGGGATAATGGATTACTGGCTTTCGGAGGGGCTTTATTCGCCCCCTGTGCAATAA
- a CDS encoding glycoside hydrolase family 88 protein, translating into MSFVRIAHRVFPAVFLFTAVYAEGPQIRPASQLSNPYIEWMKKVADWQLTQSTWNSSVSWERGALFAGMMACYEATKDEKYLDKSRQWAQQYNWRMASDSRHADNHACAQTYLELYLLDEPDPLRYAHFKSVADIMVSDPRHFYCNVASGSNVWWWCDALFMAPPAFVRLGRILNNPSYADLMHMMWGETQSCLYDAEEHLFFRDITYFDDRYNDKKVFWSRGNGWVLAGTARVLQYLPPDDPYRPRYIALLQEMAAKLITLQQPDGFWHSDLLSPERYNNPESSGTGFFTYGIAWGINNGFLDEQTYWPAVQAGWEALKSAVQPSGLLGWVQPVGAGPAATSATTTDVFGVGVYLLAGSEIQKYVLQKDPTTIDLFETYQTDAQLKTVWQDGSANGTASEIALGNFGDKFLQLTYRNDRAPYRSEIQRVFAAPKDFTLNGSEYLSILVRGRGDNASDLVYVRLEDAQGRSAVQTLSADPNAVRTAMWMELGFPLSGFEGIDRTQIVKLAVGIGNPSGSSAGGQGTVRFDNVRLMPLQCIGAAEDFTGNCEVDLEDLALLAADWMEDYAVTITPSNPGTANLLAYWPMEGTFQDVTENGYDAVAGGTPVFDAGKSGQSVYLNGASYLACQNSGSISLQQGGSITAWVKSGGLSFPWASVVSKGISSWRLIRNNVSSAMSFHFNIAGGGEYQANGTIPILDNQWHHLAAVYDGSRIALYVDGVLDASCPTPNPVNGTADPVWIGGRVDRPFDRNWTGWIDEVRIYTIPLTEEHIRFLAGLGPLRMIPEPRPADLVFDGLIDMNDLAAFVLGWLRSSYWP; encoded by the coding sequence ATGAGCTTCGTGAGAATTGCACACAGAGTGTTTCCTGCTGTTTTTCTTTTTACCGCTGTTTACGCCGAAGGTCCCCAAATTCGGCCCGCCTCCCAATTGTCCAACCCCTATATAGAGTGGATGAAGAAAGTCGCCGACTGGCAGCTGACCCAAAGCACCTGGAACAGTTCCGTCAGCTGGGAACGCGGGGCTTTGTTCGCCGGAATGATGGCCTGTTATGAGGCCACGAAAGATGAAAAGTATCTGGACAAAAGCCGTCAGTGGGCCCAGCAGTACAACTGGCGGATGGCCTCGGATTCCCGCCATGCGGATAATCACGCCTGTGCCCAGACCTATCTGGAGTTATATCTGCTGGATGAACCGGACCCGCTCCGGTATGCGCATTTTAAGTCTGTTGCAGATATTATGGTCAGCGACCCGCGACATTTTTACTGCAATGTCGCCTCCGGCAGCAATGTCTGGTGGTGGTGCGATGCCCTGTTTATGGCTCCGCCGGCCTTTGTGCGTCTGGGGCGGATTCTGAACAACCCCTCTTATGCAGATTTGATGCATATGATGTGGGGGGAAACGCAGTCTTGTCTGTATGATGCCGAGGAGCATCTGTTTTTCCGCGACATTACTTATTTTGACGACCGCTACAATGATAAAAAGGTCTTTTGGTCCCGCGGCAACGGCTGGGTATTGGCCGGCACGGCTCGCGTGCTTCAGTATCTGCCCCCCGATGATCCTTATCGCCCCCGGTATATTGCGCTGCTTCAGGAGATGGCGGCCAAACTGATTACGCTTCAGCAGCCGGACGGCTTCTGGCATTCAGACCTGCTCAGCCCGGAACGGTATAACAATCCGGAAAGCAGCGGAACGGGCTTCTTCACCTATGGAATCGCCTGGGGGATTAACAACGGTTTTCTGGATGAGCAGACCTATTGGCCTGCCGTTCAGGCGGGCTGGGAAGCGCTGAAGTCGGCGGTGCAGCCCAGCGGGCTTTTGGGCTGGGTGCAGCCGGTTGGTGCCGGTCCTGCCGCCACCTCTGCGACGACGACGGATGTGTTCGGGGTTGGGGTGTATCTTTTGGCCGGCAGCGAGATTCAAAAGTATGTTCTTCAGAAAGACCCGACGACGATTGATTTGTTTGAGACCTATCAAACAGATGCTCAGCTCAAGACCGTCTGGCAGGACGGCTCGGCCAACGGCACGGCTTCCGAAATTGCATTGGGCAATTTCGGGGATAAATTTCTGCAGCTGACCTACCGCAACGACCGGGCGCCGTATCGTTCAGAGATTCAGAGAGTCTTCGCCGCCCCAAAAGACTTTACCCTGAACGGTTCGGAGTATCTATCGATTCTGGTGCGCGGAAGGGGCGACAATGCCTCGGACTTGGTTTATGTTCGGCTTGAGGATGCACAAGGGCGTTCGGCTGTCCAGACCCTTTCGGCGGATCCAAATGCTGTCCGGACGGCAATGTGGATGGAGCTTGGCTTTCCGTTATCCGGCTTTGAAGGGATTGACCGCACGCAGATTGTGAAACTGGCTGTCGGCATCGGCAATCCGTCTGGTTCCTCTGCCGGCGGACAGGGGACTGTCCGGTTCGACAATGTCCGTCTGATGCCGCTCCAATGCATTGGTGCCGCCGAGGATTTCACCGGCAACTGCGAAGTGGATTTGGAGGATTTGGCCCTGCTGGCGGCTGACTGGATGGAGGATTATGCCGTTACCATCACGCCGTCCAACCCCGGTACGGCCAATCTGCTGGCCTACTGGCCGATGGAGGGAACGTTTCAGGATGTAACGGAGAACGGCTATGACGCCGTGGCGGGGGGCACGCCGGTCTTTGATGCCGGCAAAAGCGGACAGTCGGTTTACTTAAATGGAGCTTCCTATCTGGCCTGTCAGAACAGCGGTTCCATTTCGCTTCAGCAAGGAGGCAGCATCACGGCCTGGGTCAAAAGCGGCGGATTGAGTTTTCCCTGGGCTTCCGTGGTCAGCAAGGGAATCAGTTCCTGGCGGCTGATTCGAAACAATGTCAGCAGTGCGATGTCTTTTCATTTCAATATCGCCGGAGGCGGGGAATATCAGGCCAACGGGACAATTCCTATCCTCGATAATCAATGGCATCATCTGGCGGCGGTCTATGACGGTAGCCGAATCGCTTTGTATGTGGACGGGGTGCTGGATGCATCCTGTCCAACCCCGAATCCGGTGAATGGAACAGCGGACCCGGTCTGGATTGGGGGACGAGTAGACCGTCCTTTTGACCGGAATTGGACCGGATGGATTGATGAGGTTCGCATTTATACGATTCCGTTAACCGAAGAGCATATCCGCTTTTTGGCGGGGCTGGGCCCTTTGCGGATGATTCCGGAACCCCGTCCGGCAGACCTTGTTTTCGACGGTTTGATTGATATGAATGACCTGGCGGCATTTGTGCTCGGCTGGCTGCGCAGCAGTTACTGGCCGTAG
- a CDS encoding PTS sugar transporter subunit IIA, which yields MQLSVKDVANLLKVNEKTVYRWLSEGKLPAYKIGNQYRFNRAELLEWVTSRQMNFSPELFQDTENRDKTDISLESALRRGGIYYRIDGQTKEDVLRNVINLMKLPESVDREYLLQMILAREAMASTAIGDGIAIPHVRNPIVLHIDEPIVSLCFLESPIDFHALDGKPVFCLFTLVSPTVKCHLSLLSRLAYVLRDRDIKTVLANQATRERIYTEIVRIESGLMQHSACQTQTEGRAE from the coding sequence ATGCAGCTTAGTGTCAAAGATGTTGCAAACTTGCTCAAGGTAAACGAAAAAACCGTTTACAGATGGCTGTCTGAAGGAAAACTCCCTGCCTATAAAATAGGAAACCAATATCGATTCAACCGCGCAGAACTTCTCGAATGGGTAACCTCTCGTCAGATGAATTTTTCGCCAGAATTGTTTCAGGACACAGAAAATCGAGATAAAACAGACATTTCACTCGAATCCGCTCTGCGGAGAGGCGGAATCTATTATCGAATTGATGGACAAACAAAAGAAGACGTTCTTCGGAATGTAATTAACTTGATGAAGTTGCCGGAGTCAGTGGACCGGGAATATCTTCTTCAAATGATTCTTGCCCGCGAAGCAATGGCGTCAACTGCCATAGGCGATGGAATCGCGATACCACATGTCCGAAATCCAATCGTTCTCCATATTGACGAACCGATCGTCTCCCTTTGTTTTCTCGAATCACCTATTGATTTTCATGCGTTGGACGGCAAGCCCGTCTTTTGCCTGTTTACCCTCGTCAGCCCAACCGTCAAATGCCACCTTTCTCTTTTGTCTCGTCTGGCCTATGTCCTTCGAGACCGAGACATTAAGACCGTTTTGGCCAATCAAGCCACCCGAGAACGCATCTATACAGAAATCGTCCGGATTGAATCGGGCCTGATGCAGCACTCTGCTTGTCAAACACAGACAGAAGGAAGAGCCGAATGA
- a CDS encoding proton-conducting transporter membrane subunit, with product MSFFIAGAAIILLSGVSSLFFGRKGNWAPRAGGIGAVIGSALACITPLQVLLGSDVLSLRTEWSIPFGAFYIQIDSLSAFFLLPILVLCALAAVYGMEYLRAYQSQRNLGPVWFFYNLLLVSMLLVVSARNSLLFLIAWELMTLASFFLVTFEHNRPAVRQAGFLYLLAAHIGTAFLIVFFVLLGSRTGSTDFAAVPKIPSAAADILFVLAVIGFGIKAGFMPLHIWLPHAHPAAPSHVSAVMSGVMIKTGIYGLVRTICLLGIPPAWWGWTLIILGAVSGLLGALFAATQQDIKRLLAYCSVENIGIIALGLGTGLLGIHQNNAALAVLGIAGGLLHVLNHAFFKGLLFLSAGSVLHSTGTGQIDRLGGLMKQMPWTAAAFLIGAIAVPGIPPLNGFFSEFLIYLGLFKKGMNSGLETVIAVLLTVGGLALIGGLALAAFTKAFGIIFLGNPRSVSAQYAHEAGPLMKTSFLILAMLCLLLGLFSPRLIYVLRPVLLSITGLAGETIQIELVQASSILSQIVKIAVLFGLLAGGLFLVRIRLLRGRQVESAVTWDCGYAQPDSRMQYTGTSFTQFLADLFGRLLPTRKNVTPPTGLFPNSGQYSEETDDICEKHLFRPAARQIVRLSAKLQWLQHGRLQVYILYIALALWILLIWKLM from the coding sequence ATGAGTTTTTTCATTGCCGGTGCAGCCATCATTCTTCTAAGCGGTGTATCCTCCCTTTTCTTTGGCCGCAAAGGCAATTGGGCACCGCGTGCAGGCGGTATAGGAGCCGTAATCGGCTCCGCCCTTGCATGCATTACCCCGCTGCAAGTCCTTTTGGGGAGCGATGTTCTGTCTCTGCGGACAGAATGGTCAATTCCTTTTGGGGCCTTCTATATTCAAATTGACTCACTCTCTGCCTTCTTTCTGCTGCCGATTCTGGTGCTGTGTGCTTTGGCCGCTGTGTACGGAATGGAGTATTTGAGGGCTTATCAATCCCAGCGGAATCTCGGGCCAGTCTGGTTTTTTTACAACCTTCTTCTTGTCTCTATGCTCCTGGTGGTTTCGGCCCGAAACAGTCTGCTTTTCCTGATTGCCTGGGAACTCATGACGCTGGCCTCCTTCTTTCTGGTTACCTTTGAACACAACAGACCCGCGGTTCGTCAGGCAGGCTTTCTTTATCTGCTTGCAGCCCATATCGGAACGGCTTTTCTGATTGTCTTTTTTGTTTTACTGGGCAGCCGTACCGGTTCTACCGACTTTGCGGCTGTCCCCAAAATCCCCTCGGCGGCGGCCGATATTCTGTTTGTTCTGGCAGTAATTGGGTTCGGCATCAAGGCCGGCTTTATGCCGCTCCATATCTGGCTGCCCCATGCTCATCCGGCCGCTCCAAGCCACGTCTCGGCCGTTATGAGCGGTGTAATGATTAAAACAGGCATTTACGGGCTGGTTCGAACCATCTGTCTGCTTGGCATTCCGCCCGCCTGGTGGGGCTGGACGCTAATTATCCTCGGAGCGGTTTCCGGCCTTTTGGGAGCCCTCTTTGCAGCAACTCAGCAGGATATCAAACGGCTGCTGGCCTATTGCAGCGTAGAAAACATCGGCATCATCGCTCTTGGGCTTGGAACAGGTCTCCTGGGCATCCATCAGAACAATGCAGCCCTGGCTGTGCTCGGGATAGCCGGAGGGCTGCTTCATGTGCTGAACCATGCGTTTTTCAAAGGACTTCTCTTTCTCAGTGCCGGCTCTGTCCTTCACAGTACCGGAACCGGACAGATAGACCGGCTCGGCGGTCTGATGAAACAGATGCCCTGGACGGCTGCTGCCTTTCTAATTGGGGCGATCGCGGTTCCGGGCATCCCGCCCCTGAACGGATTTTTCAGTGAATTCCTCATCTATCTGGGCCTCTTCAAAAAAGGAATGAACAGCGGACTGGAAACCGTCATTGCCGTGCTGCTGACTGTCGGAGGACTGGCCCTGATTGGGGGTCTGGCTCTGGCCGCTTTTACCAAAGCCTTCGGCATCATTTTCTTAGGAAACCCGCGAAGTGTCTCTGCGCAGTACGCACATGAAGCCGGTCCTCTGATGAAAACCTCATTTCTTATTCTGGCTATGCTTTGTCTGCTGCTGGGACTTTTTTCTCCCCGTTTGATTTACGTTCTGCGACCGGTGCTCCTTTCTATCACAGGCCTGGCCGGCGAAACAATTCAAATCGAACTGGTTCAGGCCTCCTCCATCTTATCCCAAATTGTAAAAATCGCCGTTCTTTTCGGTCTTTTGGCAGGGGGTCTGTTTCTGGTGCGAATCCGTCTGCTGCGCGGGCGGCAGGTGGAGAGTGCCGTTACCTGGGACTGCGGCTATGCTCAGCCGGATTCAAGGATGCAGTACACCGGAACCTCTTTTACCCAATTTCTGGCTGACTTATTCGGCCGGCTGCTGCCGACCCGCAAAAATGTCACCCCTCCAACAGGACTCTTTCCGAACAGCGGACAATACAGCGAAGAAACAGATGACATCTGTGAAAAGCACCTTTTCCGACCGGCAGCCAGACAGATTGTACGCCTGTCGGCCAAACTCCAGTGGCTCCAGCACGGTCGGCTTCAGGTTTACATCCTGTATATTGCGTTAGCCCTTTGGATTCTTCTGATATGGAAACTGATGTAG